One window from the genome of Scatophagus argus isolate fScaArg1 chromosome 13, fScaArg1.pri, whole genome shotgun sequence encodes:
- the c8a gene encoding complement component C8 alpha chain isoform X1, with product MEIFINLPLTLCTLYLLMSCSSIVKASKRPWTTADNGSFWRGSGAGTRRTRAVNRPIPINCMLGRWSTWTACNSCTDKKFRFRSLEKPSQFGGTECIETLWEKLACPAATTQCLVPDYCGESFTCKETGRCISQSLRCNGESDCYDFSDEDDCENVNRRDDKCSTLIPIPGAERGTQGYNILTADFVDHVLDAQYFGGKCEYVYNGDWRKFTYDSLCENLHYNDDEKNYRKPYNYHAYHFVAEATSQGSTEYYEDMANMLKARKEMSSSNAGVSIGIYYVEAGLSGSEESEFVRNITQYNSQDLGFVRLWSKVQTAHFKMRTNKLMLHEDFYISLMDLPELYDFGMYSRFFNTFGTHYVTEGTMGGTLEYVVVVNKTSMAKSKLEGEQAGGCIGASIGINYPISSAATLGLKVGVNPCDKEGKFEQGSDSSSAVIEDIFTLVKGGIVDRSSGVLVIRNPETYRKWGASLKYNPTLIEYETMPIYELVRLSTAADHVGARLDNLRRAWDEYLQHFDSCRCAPCRHNGIPALTGTSCKCVCKSGYRGEACEETLRRDTKTDGAWSCWGTWSSCASGSKTRTRSCNNPAPHGGGAACLGSSSQTQRC from the exons ATGGAGATATTTATTAATTTGCCTCTGACTTTATGCACACTTTATTTGTTAATGAGTTGTAGCTCAATCGTGAAGGCGTCAAAGAGGCCATGGACAACTGCTGATAATGG ATCTTTCTGGCGGGGCAGTGGAGCTGGGACAAGGAGGACCAGAGCTGTAAATAGACCGATACCCATCAACTGTATGCTGGGGAGGTGGTCAACTTGGACCGCCTGCAACTCCTGCACAGACAAAAAG TTCCGTTTCCGATCCCTGGAGAAGCCCTCACAGTTTGGTGGCACAGAGTGCATCGAGACACTGTGGGAGAAGCTGGCGTGTCCAGCAGCAACCACACAGTGTCTGGTGCCTGATTACTGTGGAGAGAGCTTCACCTGCAAAGAAACTG GGCGCTGCATCAGCCAGTCCCTTCGCTGTAATGGAGAGTCAGATTGTTATGATTTTTCCGATGAAGACGACTGTGAAAACGTCAACCGGAGAGACGACAAGTGTTCAACACTGATACCAATACCTGGTGCTGAACGTGGCACTCAAGG CTACAACATCTTGACTGCAGACTTTGTGGATCATGTACTTGACGCGCAATACTTTGGAGGAAAGTGTGAATACGTCTACAATGGTGACTGGAGGAAATTCACCTATGATTCATTATGTGAGAACCTGCACTACAATGATGATGAGAAGAACTACAGGAAGCCTTACAACTACCATGCCTACCATTTTGTG GCTGAAGCTACATCACAGGGCTCCACGGAATATTATGAGGATATGGCGAACATgctgaaagcaagaaaagaaatgagttCTTCTAATGCTGGCGTATCCATTGGGATTTATTATGTGGAAGCAGGACTGAGTGGAAGTGAGGAATCTGAGTTTGTCCGGAACATAACACAGTATAACAGCCAG gatcTAGGGTTTGTTAGGCTTTGGTCCAAAGTGCAAACGGCTCACTTCAAAATGAGGACTAATAAGTTGATGCTTCATGAAGATTTCTACATTTCACTCATGGACCTCCCCGAGCTGTATGACTTTGGGATGTACTCCCGCTTCTTCAACACATTTGGCACCCATTATGTCACAGAGGGAACTATGGGAGGAACCCTTGAATATGTTGTGGTTGTCAACAAAACATCTATGGCAAAATCAA AGCTTGAGGGTGAACAAGCTGGTGGATGCATTGGTGCCTCTATTGGAATAAACTATCCCATCAGTAGTGCTGCAACATTAGGTCTCAAAGTGGGAGTGAATCCCTGTGACAAAGAAGGAAAATTTGAACAAG GCAGTGACTCCAGCTCAGCTGTGATTGAGGACATTTTTACTCTAGTGAAGGGGGGGATTGTAGACAGAAGCAGTGGCGTGTTGGTTATTAGGAACCCTGAAACCTACCGGAAGTGGGGAGCGAGCCTCAAATACAACCCAACACTCATCGAATATGAG ACCATGCCAATTTATGAGCTTGTGCGCCTCAGCACAGCTGCTGACCATGTAGGGGCCAGACTGGACAACTTACGGAGGGCTTGGGATGAGTATCTGCAGCACTTTGACTCCTGTCGCTGTGCTCCCTGCAGGCACAATGGGATCCCCGCCCTCACAGGTACTTCCTGTAAATGCGTCTGTAAGTCGGGCTACCGGGGAGAGGCCTGCGAAGAGACTCTCAGAAGAG ATACCAAGACAGATGGGGCTTGGTCTTGCTGGGGGACCTGGTCATCCTGTGCATCAGGGAGCAAGACTCGGACAAGAAGCTGTAATAATCCTGCACCTCATGGTGGCGGAGCGGCCTGCCTGGGCTCATCTTCTCAGACTCAGCGCTGTTAG
- the c8a gene encoding complement component C8 alpha chain isoform X2 codes for MEIFINLPLTLCTLYLLMSCSSIVKASKRPWTTADNGGAGTRRTRAVNRPIPINCMLGRWSTWTACNSCTDKKFRFRSLEKPSQFGGTECIETLWEKLACPAATTQCLVPDYCGESFTCKETGRCISQSLRCNGESDCYDFSDEDDCENVNRRDDKCSTLIPIPGAERGTQGYNILTADFVDHVLDAQYFGGKCEYVYNGDWRKFTYDSLCENLHYNDDEKNYRKPYNYHAYHFVAEATSQGSTEYYEDMANMLKARKEMSSSNAGVSIGIYYVEAGLSGSEESEFVRNITQYNSQDLGFVRLWSKVQTAHFKMRTNKLMLHEDFYISLMDLPELYDFGMYSRFFNTFGTHYVTEGTMGGTLEYVVVVNKTSMAKSKLEGEQAGGCIGASIGINYPISSAATLGLKVGVNPCDKEGKFEQGSDSSSAVIEDIFTLVKGGIVDRSSGVLVIRNPETYRKWGASLKYNPTLIEYETMPIYELVRLSTAADHVGARLDNLRRAWDEYLQHFDSCRCAPCRHNGIPALTGTSCKCVCKSGYRGEACEETLRRDTKTDGAWSCWGTWSSCASGSKTRTRSCNNPAPHGGGAACLGSSSQTQRC; via the exons ATGGAGATATTTATTAATTTGCCTCTGACTTTATGCACACTTTATTTGTTAATGAGTTGTAGCTCAATCGTGAAGGCGTCAAAGAGGCCATGGACAACTGCTGATAATGG TGGAGCTGGGACAAGGAGGACCAGAGCTGTAAATAGACCGATACCCATCAACTGTATGCTGGGGAGGTGGTCAACTTGGACCGCCTGCAACTCCTGCACAGACAAAAAG TTCCGTTTCCGATCCCTGGAGAAGCCCTCACAGTTTGGTGGCACAGAGTGCATCGAGACACTGTGGGAGAAGCTGGCGTGTCCAGCAGCAACCACACAGTGTCTGGTGCCTGATTACTGTGGAGAGAGCTTCACCTGCAAAGAAACTG GGCGCTGCATCAGCCAGTCCCTTCGCTGTAATGGAGAGTCAGATTGTTATGATTTTTCCGATGAAGACGACTGTGAAAACGTCAACCGGAGAGACGACAAGTGTTCAACACTGATACCAATACCTGGTGCTGAACGTGGCACTCAAGG CTACAACATCTTGACTGCAGACTTTGTGGATCATGTACTTGACGCGCAATACTTTGGAGGAAAGTGTGAATACGTCTACAATGGTGACTGGAGGAAATTCACCTATGATTCATTATGTGAGAACCTGCACTACAATGATGATGAGAAGAACTACAGGAAGCCTTACAACTACCATGCCTACCATTTTGTG GCTGAAGCTACATCACAGGGCTCCACGGAATATTATGAGGATATGGCGAACATgctgaaagcaagaaaagaaatgagttCTTCTAATGCTGGCGTATCCATTGGGATTTATTATGTGGAAGCAGGACTGAGTGGAAGTGAGGAATCTGAGTTTGTCCGGAACATAACACAGTATAACAGCCAG gatcTAGGGTTTGTTAGGCTTTGGTCCAAAGTGCAAACGGCTCACTTCAAAATGAGGACTAATAAGTTGATGCTTCATGAAGATTTCTACATTTCACTCATGGACCTCCCCGAGCTGTATGACTTTGGGATGTACTCCCGCTTCTTCAACACATTTGGCACCCATTATGTCACAGAGGGAACTATGGGAGGAACCCTTGAATATGTTGTGGTTGTCAACAAAACATCTATGGCAAAATCAA AGCTTGAGGGTGAACAAGCTGGTGGATGCATTGGTGCCTCTATTGGAATAAACTATCCCATCAGTAGTGCTGCAACATTAGGTCTCAAAGTGGGAGTGAATCCCTGTGACAAAGAAGGAAAATTTGAACAAG GCAGTGACTCCAGCTCAGCTGTGATTGAGGACATTTTTACTCTAGTGAAGGGGGGGATTGTAGACAGAAGCAGTGGCGTGTTGGTTATTAGGAACCCTGAAACCTACCGGAAGTGGGGAGCGAGCCTCAAATACAACCCAACACTCATCGAATATGAG ACCATGCCAATTTATGAGCTTGTGCGCCTCAGCACAGCTGCTGACCATGTAGGGGCCAGACTGGACAACTTACGGAGGGCTTGGGATGAGTATCTGCAGCACTTTGACTCCTGTCGCTGTGCTCCCTGCAGGCACAATGGGATCCCCGCCCTCACAGGTACTTCCTGTAAATGCGTCTGTAAGTCGGGCTACCGGGGAGAGGCCTGCGAAGAGACTCTCAGAAGAG ATACCAAGACAGATGGGGCTTGGTCTTGCTGGGGGACCTGGTCATCCTGTGCATCAGGGAGCAAGACTCGGACAAGAAGCTGTAATAATCCTGCACCTCATGGTGGCGGAGCGGCCTGCCTGGGCTCATCTTCTCAGACTCAGCGCTGTTAG